From Desulfobacterales bacterium, a single genomic window includes:
- a CDS encoding MoaD/ThiS family protein has translation MNTLKTVEIVFSPVFRAIFHRPQKTLLLGKGEETLKDLLRRLSELSGGKIDSLIFEKDLGFISAGLMVKVNDRVYTGIMLNQKPVPLEDQDVVSLLYYVSGG, from the coding sequence ATGAACACGCTAAAAACCGTTGAAATCGTTTTCAGCCCGGTCTTCCGGGCCATCTTTCATCGCCCCCAAAAGACCTTGCTGCTGGGAAAGGGCGAAGAGACCCTGAAAGATCTGCTGCGCCGCCTGTCGGAGTTGTCCGGTGGAAAAATTGACTCCCTGATATTCGAAAAGGACCTTGGTTTTATTTCGGCGGGGCTGATGGTCAAGGTAAATGACCGAGTCTATACCGGAATCATGCTGAATCAAAAGCCGGTCCCGCTGGAAGATCAGGATGTCGTCAGCCTGCTGTACTATGTTTCTGGAGGATAA
- a CDS encoding dihydroxy-acid dehydratase, protein MNAHRGNPEDITEAYYRGLMHSSGYRRTDLDKPQIAVVNSWTDVNPGHQPLKELAGRVKEGIWAAGGSPGEFNVPAPCDGMAQGPGMHFILPQRDLIAASIEAMVSAHGFEGMVMLGSCDKILPGMLMAAVRLNIPTLFITAGAMLPCRLKDRTVTTPDLKEAIGKRRNDQIDQETFLNWQERFCASAGTCSMMGTANTMGCFLESTGLAPFGATTMLAFDGAKARQARDVGERIVALVHEKRPFSEFFNRASLENGIKCISASGGSTNAALHLMALTHLMKLDLDLKAFDRLQASVPLIAKFKPSADFNISDYHDAGGVPSLMKSIKDHLDLDAPLAMGGRLGDALKHAMEPDGRVIRPGTDPLSPDGCFSILYGNLAPGGAVVKKSGVEPRMLTHKGPASVFDSEEDVRKFLMEKEVKPGSVLVVRYEGPKGGPGMRELSIPAAMLVGMGLHTSVAMVTDGRFSGATRGPCVGHVCPEAWDGGPLAFVQDGDLIEINIPENRIHLHISDKELLQRQKAGPKRPDHPAPGFLGAYRKMVSGADSGAVWI, encoded by the coding sequence ATGAACGCACACCGGGGAAATCCGGAAGATATCACCGAGGCCTATTATCGCGGTCTGATGCATTCATCCGGGTACCGCCGGACGGACCTCGACAAACCGCAAATCGCGGTGGTCAATTCATGGACGGACGTCAACCCCGGCCACCAGCCCTTGAAGGAATTGGCCGGTCGGGTCAAGGAGGGCATCTGGGCGGCCGGCGGTTCGCCCGGGGAGTTCAATGTCCCCGCCCCCTGTGACGGTATGGCCCAGGGGCCGGGCATGCATTTCATTCTGCCCCAGCGGGATTTGATCGCAGCATCCATTGAGGCGATGGTCAGCGCCCATGGTTTTGAAGGAATGGTCATGCTCGGCTCCTGCGACAAAATACTGCCCGGCATGCTGATGGCAGCCGTCCGCCTCAATATCCCGACGCTGTTTATAACGGCCGGCGCCATGCTCCCCTGCCGCTTGAAGGACCGTACCGTGACCACGCCGGATTTAAAAGAAGCCATCGGCAAGCGCCGCAACGACCAGATCGATCAGGAAACGTTTCTAAACTGGCAGGAGCGCTTCTGCGCCTCGGCCGGGACCTGTTCGATGATGGGAACGGCCAATACCATGGGCTGTTTTCTGGAAAGCACCGGTCTGGCGCCTTTCGGCGCCACCACCATGCTGGCCTTTGACGGCGCCAAGGCCCGTCAGGCCCGCGATGTGGGCGAACGCATCGTTGCCCTTGTGCATGAAAAAAGGCCCTTTTCAGAATTCTTTAATCGGGCCAGCCTCGAAAACGGCATTAAATGCATATCGGCTTCCGGCGGCTCCACCAACGCTGCCCTGCACCTGATGGCCCTTACCCATCTGATGAAGCTTGATCTGGACCTGAAAGCCTTTGACCGGCTGCAGGCTTCCGTGCCCCTCATCGCAAAGTTTAAACCCTCGGCCGATTTCAACATCAGCGATTATCACGATGCCGGCGGGGTTCCCAGCCTAATGAAAAGCATCAAGGACCATCTTGACCTTGACGCCCCCCTGGCCATGGGGGGCCGGTTGGGAGACGCTCTGAAACACGCGATGGAACCGGACGGACGGGTGATACGGCCGGGGACGGATCCGCTGTCCCCCGACGGCTGCTTTTCGATTTTGTACGGCAACCTCGCCCCCGGGGGGGCCGTTGTTAAAAAAAGCGGGGTGGAACCCCGCATGCTGACGCATAAGGGGCCGGCATCCGTGTTTGACTCGGAAGAAGATGTCCGAAAATTTTTAATGGAAAAGGAAGTCAAGCCCGGTTCGGTGCTGGTTGTCCGCTACGAAGGCCCCAAGGGCGGGCCCGGGATGCGGGAATTGTCGATCCCTGCCGCCATGCTGGTGGGCATGGGGCTTCATACCTCGGTGGCCATGGTCACGGACGGCCGTTTTTCAGGCGCCACCCGGGGCCCCTGCGTGGGGCACGTTTGTCCGGAAGCCTGGGACGGAGGGCCCCTGGCGTTTGTTCAGGACGGCGATCTCATCGAAATAAATATTCCGGAAAATCGGATTCACTTGCACATATCAGACAAAGAATTGCTGCAACGTCAAAAAGCCGGCCCAAAACGACCCGATCACCCTGCCCCCGGATTTCTGGGCGCATATAGGAAAATGGTGTCGGGCGCCGATTCCGGCGCGGTCTGGATCTAA
- a CDS encoding NAD(P)-dependent oxidoreductase: protein MDKKIGFIGLGEMGKWMSLNIVKAGYDVTVCDINPEAVKFLTGQGAKAAQHPAELAAKVDLIFLSLPDTQVVESVIFGENGIVHSAKTGLTIVDLSTISYMPTLEIGRKLKEKGIVFADAPISGMEARAKEGKLTIMFGGDPALLETLRPLLDAIGNKIVYMGNVGSGQLTKLINQLLFNICCAGVAEVLPMAAKLGLDPEKVTEVVTTGTGRSFAAEFFLPLALENRFDQGYPLKHAYKDMISAAEISAHQKIPLPLVQATTATFQMALRQGLGAENKGALIKVFERMLDIEFRKKKGASS, encoded by the coding sequence ATGGACAAGAAAATCGGATTTATCGGACTGGGAGAAATGGGAAAATGGATGTCCCTCAACATTGTAAAGGCCGGTTATGATGTCACGGTTTGCGATATCAACCCTGAAGCGGTTAAATTCCTCACCGGCCAGGGCGCCAAAGCTGCTCAGCATCCGGCTGAATTAGCCGCTAAGGTCGACCTGATTTTTCTAAGCCTGCCGGACACCCAGGTGGTTGAATCGGTCATATTCGGAGAAAACGGCATCGTTCACAGCGCCAAAACGGGCCTGACGATTGTCGATCTGAGCACCATCAGCTATATGCCGACACTGGAAATAGGCCGCAAGCTGAAAGAAAAAGGAATTGTTTTTGCCGACGCTCCGATTTCCGGGATGGAGGCCAGAGCCAAAGAAGGAAAGCTGACGATCATGTTCGGGGGAGACCCCGCCCTTCTGGAAACGCTTCGACCGCTGCTGGACGCCATTGGAAACAAAATTGTCTACATGGGAAACGTCGGCAGCGGCCAGTTGACCAAGCTGATCAACCAGCTGCTCTTTAATATTTGCTGCGCGGGTGTCGCCGAGGTCCTGCCCATGGCAGCCAAGCTCGGGCTGGATCCGGAAAAGGTCACCGAAGTGGTAACGACGGGAACCGGCCGCAGTTTTGCTGCGGAATTTTTCTTGCCGTTGGCCCTTGAAAACCGATTTGACCAGGGCTATCCGTTGAAACACGCATACAAAGACATGATCAGCGCCGCCGAGATCTCGGCACACCAGAAGATTCCCCTGCCGCTGGTGCAGGCCACCACCGCAACCTTTCAGATGGCCTTGCGACAAGGCCTGGGCGCAGAAAACAAAGGGGCGCTGATAAAGGTTTTTGAACGCATGCTGGATATTGAGTTTCGAAAAAAGAAAGGAGCGTCATCATGA
- a CDS encoding DUF6282 family protein, whose protein sequence is MKFRFENNVTTLLEGAIDFHIHSAPDVYPRLLNDVELALSAKENGMRAILVKNHYFETASRAQIASEVADFKVFGGIALNLTNGGINKHAVKMALKLGAKQVWLPTVHAQYFVQNKSHVANLATEIGSDVQGIYLLNKDGSLREDLFPIFDLIAEYDAILGTGHVTMEEAKVAVKEAAGRGVKRIVVTHPAATFVHYSIEDMKEILDLGATYLEHTWNDVTRQVSHPLQIQDLFNVVKTMGAKYNIMSTDAGQWLNPPAAQQMGIYMNEMLKRGISEKDVRTMTAVNPAKLLGLE, encoded by the coding sequence ATGAAATTCAGATTTGAAAACAATGTGACAACTTTGCTGGAAGGGGCCATCGACTTTCACATCCACTCGGCGCCGGATGTGTATCCGCGCCTGTTAAACGACGTTGAACTGGCGCTTTCAGCCAAGGAAAACGGAATGCGCGCCATACTGGTGAAAAACCATTATTTTGAAACCGCCAGCCGGGCCCAAATTGCTTCGGAGGTCGCCGACTTTAAGGTGTTCGGCGGCATTGCCCTGAACCTCACCAATGGGGGCATCAACAAACACGCGGTCAAAATGGCGCTGAAACTGGGCGCCAAGCAGGTCTGGCTGCCGACAGTGCACGCCCAGTACTTTGTCCAGAACAAGAGCCATGTGGCCAACCTGGCCACCGAAATCGGCAGCGATGTACAGGGAATCTACCTGCTCAACAAAGACGGCAGTCTGCGTGAAGACCTTTTCCCCATCTTTGATTTGATCGCCGAGTATGATGCCATTCTGGGAACCGGGCATGTTACCATGGAGGAAGCCAAGGTTGCCGTAAAAGAGGCTGCCGGCCGCGGCGTCAAACGGATCGTGGTCACCCATCCGGCCGCAACTTTCGTTCATTACAGCATCGAAGATATGAAAGAGATCCTCGACCTGGGAGCCACCTACCTGGAACATACCTGGAACGACGTGACCCGTCAGGTATCGCATCCCTTACAAATCCAGGACCTTTTCAACGTCGTCAAAACCATGGGAGCAAAATACAACATCATGTCCACGGATGCGGGCCAGTGGCTGAATCCGCCGGCAGCACAGCAGATGGGAATTTACATGAATGAAATGCTCAAACGGGGCATTTCTGAAAAAGATGTTCGAACCATGACTGCGGTCAATCCCGCAAAGTTATTGGGACTGGAGTAA
- a CDS encoding TRAP transporter permease, which produces MRQLDGISKIFVNTLAALFTLYFIYTSGFGLVSIELHRGGYLLLTYVLIFLLFPFRRGSKEYKIPFYDWILCAATITVISYWIITYPEFGVKRIGNPNRTDIIMGAILLILSFEVARRVVGYVLTTLAALFLLYAYFGPYVPGILGHYGYTLPRIIEFLSCSMGGIYGIVTNTYATFIFPFVIFATFLQAAGAGPAINEISLALAGGTRGGPAKVAVIASGFIGSVTGSSAANAVATGSYTIPMMKKAGYRPHVAAAVEAAASTGGQFMPPVMGASAFLIAAFTDTPYFDIVKVSIIPSFLYFLGVGMMVHFIAARRGLEGLSPENIPNLKRALLYKGYLLLPIFVILGALMMGYSANIAAFYAILSTYLLSFIRKETRMTPPKVLDALIDGSKTFLMVGSTAGVIGIIIGTVTMTGVGIKFSSVVLALSQGILPLTLILVAIGGYIIGMGVTITATYILLSVLAVPSLMDYGIPLLSAHLIVFWFCETGGVTPPVALVAFAASGIAKCDPNRAGFTAVRLASPLFIMPFLFAYTPLLLDGSWPNVLETILSATIGIIAYAGMMQGYWLRLANVMDRILLGIGAFCLFVPNIYSDLIGLGLLAVATVMNRKRPKTL; this is translated from the coding sequence ATGAGACAGTTAGACGGTATTTCCAAGATATTTGTGAACACGCTCGCCGCTCTGTTTACCCTATATTTTATCTATACCAGCGGTTTTGGTTTGGTCAGTATTGAGCTGCATCGCGGCGGATACCTTCTGCTGACCTATGTGCTCATCTTTCTCCTGTTTCCTTTCAGACGCGGATCAAAGGAATATAAAATTCCTTTTTATGATTGGATTTTGTGCGCCGCGACCATTACAGTAATCAGCTACTGGATCATCACCTACCCGGAATTCGGCGTCAAACGCATCGGAAATCCGAACCGGACGGACATCATCATGGGCGCGATCCTGCTTATCCTCTCCTTTGAAGTCGCCCGGCGGGTGGTGGGATATGTCCTCACCACCCTGGCGGCGCTATTCCTGCTGTATGCCTATTTCGGCCCTTATGTACCGGGAATTCTGGGCCATTATGGTTATACGCTTCCGCGCATCATTGAATTTTTATCCTGCAGCATGGGGGGTATTTACGGCATTGTCACCAACACCTACGCCACCTTTATCTTCCCCTTTGTTATTTTCGCCACCTTCCTGCAGGCCGCCGGGGCCGGGCCGGCCATCAATGAAATCTCACTGGCATTGGCCGGCGGAACCCGCGGCGGACCGGCAAAAGTGGCGGTAATCGCCAGCGGATTCATCGGTTCGGTCACCGGTTCTTCCGCTGCCAATGCGGTGGCCACCGGGTCCTATACCATCCCCATGATGAAGAAGGCCGGGTATCGTCCCCATGTGGCTGCTGCCGTTGAAGCGGCGGCATCCACCGGCGGTCAGTTCATGCCCCCGGTCATGGGAGCGTCAGCTTTTCTCATCGCGGCTTTTACGGATACCCCTTATTTTGATATCGTCAAGGTGTCCATCATTCCTTCTTTTCTTTATTTCCTGGGCGTCGGGATGATGGTGCATTTTATCGCCGCCCGGCGGGGCCTGGAAGGGCTTTCACCGGAAAATATTCCCAATTTAAAACGCGCCCTTTTGTACAAGGGATATCTGCTGCTGCCCATTTTTGTCATACTGGGCGCTCTCATGATGGGTTATTCCGCCAATATTGCCGCGTTTTACGCCATTCTGTCCACCTATCTCTTAAGCTTTATCCGCAAAGAAACGCGCATGACGCCCCCCAAAGTTCTCGATGCCCTCATCGACGGCTCCAAAACTTTTCTGATGGTGGGATCCACCGCCGGCGTGATCGGCATCATCATCGGTACGGTCACCATGACCGGGGTCGGCATCAAATTCTCCTCGGTGGTGCTGGCGCTTTCCCAGGGGATTCTGCCATTGACGCTGATACTGGTTGCCATCGGCGGTTATATCATCGGCATGGGGGTGACCATCACCGCCACCTATATTCTGCTTTCGGTTCTGGCCGTTCCCTCTCTGATGGACTACGGCATCCCCTTGCTGTCGGCCCACTTAATCGTTTTCTGGTTCTGTGAAACCGGGGGGGTCACGCCGCCCGTGGCCCTGGTGGCTTTTGCGGCATCCGGCATCGCCAAGTGCGACCCCAACCGTGCCGGATTTACAGCCGTGCGGCTGGCTTCACCGCTTTTTATCATGCCGTTTCTGTTTGCCTATACGCCTTTGCTCCTCGACGGCAGTTGGCCGAACGTGCTCGAGACGATTCTGAGCGCAACCATCGGGATCATTGCCTATGCCGGCATGATGCAGGGGTACTGGCTGCGGCTGGCCAATGTGATGGATCGTATTCTTCTGGGAATCGGCGCCTTTTGCCTGTTTGTTCCGAACATATATTCGGACCTCATCGGACTCGGGCTGTTGGCGGTGGCTACCGTTATGAACCGGAAGCGGCCGAAGACCCTTTAA